A single Flavobacterium sp. 1 DNA region contains:
- a CDS encoding glycosyl hydrolase yields the protein MILRKASLFTVITVAFIAVASAQTVSKFRLQEINNTNQPWARWWWMGSAVDKPNLKKNLIDFHKAGIGGVEITPIYGVKGEENNFIDYLSPKYMEMLGYTVKVADSLGMQVDMVLGTGWPYGGPQVTLPYAATKLVIEKYQVQKNELFNKEIKTDPEKEKIPAQLLSVLAYGADGSYFDLTNQLKGNILNWKAKKKNYTLYAVFAGKTGQQVKRAAPGGQGYTLDHYSEIAFNSYIVPFDEALTGFEGKLRAIFNDSYEVYGTDFTPLFLQKFEKRRGYDLKKHLPELLSDNDNEIGNRIKSDYRETISDLLLNKFDLPWTKWANSKNYKTKLQAHGSPGNLIDLYASADIPECETFGSMPYDIPGFRREKQDIREGDADPVMLKFSSSAAHISGKPLVSSESFTWLREHFKTALSQCKPEVEDLFLNGVNHAFLHGSTYSPTRAAWPGWEFYASVNFNSNNTIWEDTSSLFSYIANCQSLLQQGKPDNEILLYWPIYDVWNKYDKGSLFMQFKIHSLSEWLYGTSFYDTTKNLMSKGYGVDFISDAFIKQAIVKDGVIVLPGGSFKSLVVPVCKTMPLETLKKLIDLKKNGAKIIFEGLPESVPGFNEYEKQNAELQKLIAENKNLTQPTSDILQSLSSENINPESLVNTGLKFTRRTLDNEKLYYLVNHTNKTIDGMIPLQIGNKEVVIYDPLTNQYGNAIVQKSDNQTLVKLHIEAGESLILITENAPSAQKWNYWETAATAIPLDGKWQLNFDKGGPELPQPATLTTLESWAKLSPQAEAFSGSATYTLQFDSPKVTADNWSLNLGDVRESAKVWLNGTYIGTAWSVPYKLNIGKLKPGKNELKIQVTNLGANRIRDMELKGIEWKIFYEINMVDKDYKKFDATKWDPTPSGLLGPVSITPLKNEIKN from the coding sequence ATGATACTCAGAAAAGCTAGTTTATTTACAGTCATAACTGTAGCTTTTATTGCTGTAGCTTCTGCACAAACAGTATCTAAATTTCGTCTGCAGGAAATAAACAATACCAATCAGCCTTGGGCTCGCTGGTGGTGGATGGGAAGTGCCGTAGACAAACCCAATCTCAAAAAAAACTTAATAGATTTTCACAAAGCAGGAATTGGCGGTGTAGAGATTACTCCCATATATGGCGTAAAAGGCGAAGAGAATAACTTCATTGATTATTTGTCGCCAAAGTACATGGAAATGTTAGGTTATACCGTAAAAGTTGCAGACAGCTTGGGTATGCAGGTAGATATGGTTCTTGGAACGGGCTGGCCATATGGAGGTCCGCAGGTTACACTTCCTTATGCGGCAACTAAATTAGTCATTGAAAAATACCAAGTTCAAAAAAATGAACTGTTTAATAAAGAAATAAAAACAGATCCCGAAAAGGAGAAAATACCCGCACAATTATTATCGGTTTTAGCTTATGGCGCTGATGGATCTTATTTCGATTTAACAAATCAATTAAAAGGAAATATCCTGAATTGGAAAGCAAAAAAGAAAAACTATACTCTTTATGCCGTTTTTGCCGGCAAAACTGGACAGCAGGTAAAACGAGCAGCGCCAGGCGGTCAAGGATATACCTTAGATCATTATTCAGAAATTGCCTTTAATTCTTATATAGTTCCTTTTGACGAAGCATTAACAGGATTTGAAGGAAAGTTACGAGCCATTTTTAACGATAGCTATGAAGTATATGGAACCGATTTCACTCCTTTGTTTCTACAGAAATTTGAGAAACGCAGAGGGTATGATTTAAAAAAGCACCTTCCGGAACTGTTAAGTGACAACGACAATGAAATAGGCAACAGAATAAAAAGTGATTACAGGGAAACTATTTCTGATTTATTACTGAATAAATTTGATCTGCCTTGGACAAAATGGGCTAACAGCAAAAATTACAAAACCAAATTACAGGCACATGGCTCCCCTGGAAATTTAATCGATTTATACGCTTCTGCAGATATTCCAGAATGCGAAACCTTTGGCTCTATGCCTTATGATATTCCGGGTTTTAGACGTGAAAAGCAAGATATCCGTGAAGGCGATGCCGATCCTGTAATGCTAAAATTTTCATCATCTGCCGCACACATTTCTGGAAAACCATTAGTCTCTTCAGAATCATTTACATGGTTGAGAGAACACTTCAAGACTGCCTTATCACAATGTAAGCCCGAAGTAGAAGATTTATTTTTAAACGGAGTCAACCATGCTTTTTTACACGGTTCTACTTACTCTCCAACTAGAGCAGCATGGCCGGGATGGGAGTTTTATGCTTCCGTAAATTTTAACAGCAACAACACCATTTGGGAAGATACTTCTAGTTTATTCTCTTATATCGCCAATTGCCAATCTTTACTGCAGCAAGGAAAACCGGATAACGAAATTTTATTGTACTGGCCTATTTATGATGTTTGGAACAAATACGACAAAGGCTCTTTGTTTATGCAATTCAAAATTCACTCATTATCCGAATGGCTTTATGGAACTTCATTTTATGATACTACTAAAAATTTAATGAGCAAAGGATATGGTGTCGATTTTATTTCGGATGCTTTTATAAAACAAGCGATTGTAAAAGACGGTGTAATTGTTTTACCAGGGGGCAGTTTCAAATCGTTGGTTGTTCCTGTCTGCAAAACAATGCCTTTGGAAACATTAAAAAAATTAATCGATTTAAAGAAAAACGGAGCCAAAATTATTTTTGAAGGACTCCCAGAATCAGTTCCTGGATTTAATGAATATGAAAAACAAAATGCAGAGCTTCAAAAATTAATAGCTGAGAATAAAAACTTGACTCAACCTACTTCAGATATTTTACAAAGTTTGAGCTCAGAAAACATCAACCCTGAAAGCTTAGTTAATACAGGGCTAAAATTCACAAGAAGAACCCTTGACAATGAAAAACTGTATTATTTAGTAAATCATACCAACAAAACTATTGACGGAATGATCCCATTGCAAATTGGCAATAAAGAAGTAGTTATTTATGACCCGTTAACGAATCAATACGGTAATGCAATCGTTCAAAAATCGGATAATCAAACACTGGTAAAATTACATATCGAAGCAGGAGAGTCATTGATATTAATTACAGAGAATGCACCAAGTGCACAAAAATGGAACTATTGGGAAACGGCAGCTACCGCAATTCCTTTAGATGGAAAATGGCAATTGAATTTTGACAAAGGAGGACCCGAACTTCCACAGCCTGCAACTTTAACAACCCTGGAATCTTGGGCAAAATTATCTCCGCAAGCCGAAGCTTTTTCCGGTTCTGCTACTTATACTTTACAATTCGACAGTCCAAAAGTTACCGCTGACAATTGGAGTTTAAACCTTGGTGATGTTCGCGAAAGCGCAAAAGTTTGGTTAAACGGCACTTATATTGGCACGGCTTGGTCTGTCCCTTATAAACTAAATATTGGCAAACTGAAACCCGGAAAAAACGAACTTAAAATTCAAGTCACTAATCTGGGAGCCAATAGAATTCGCGATATGGAACTCAAAGGGATTGAATGGAAAATATTTTATGAAATCAATATGGTCGACAAAGATTATAAAAAGTTTGACGCAACCAAATGGGATCCAACTCCTTCTGGATTGTTAGGTCCAGTTTCTATTACTCCTTTAAAAAATGAAATCAAGAATTAA
- a CDS encoding right-handed parallel beta-helix repeat-containing protein, translated as MKYRFLLVLIFLNSFLLSAKEFYVAPQGNDTNDGSITKPVETIKRAQELASSGDIVYIRGGLYAMREEQIAEKKGIWAYVTNLDKNGISYFAYKNEIPVFDYKNIKPENYRIVAFLLSGNNIHIKGIEAIGIQVTIQKHTQSECFEIRGNNNTLEQIKMHENMAIGVYMLSGSNNLILNCDSYNNWDSVSEGGKGGNTDGFGAHLKKGSINNVFRGCRAWFNSDDGFDLINNAEPVLIENCWAFYNGYSSDFVSRADGNGFKSGGYAKGRNPYSNLIANFTPIPKNTIRFSLAVGNKQGGFYANHHLEGNYWHNNTAYKNRVNYDMLNCLALNPTDFGTDGPGWNHELANNLGFAAKVKELGNIDKSRCVLKNNYFDLADNSVTASDFLSLDEALLTAPRQADGSLPNNDFLKLAPSSKLIDAGTNIGFPFNGKAPALGCFEKNKQ; from the coding sequence ATGAAATATAGATTTTTACTTGTCCTCATTTTTTTGAATAGCTTCCTTTTGTCGGCCAAAGAATTTTATGTTGCCCCTCAAGGAAATGACACTAATGATGGTAGCATAACTAAACCCGTCGAGACTATAAAAAGAGCGCAGGAATTAGCCAGTTCTGGAGATATTGTTTATATAAGAGGCGGACTTTACGCAATGAGAGAAGAGCAGATTGCTGAAAAAAAAGGCATTTGGGCTTATGTTACTAATTTGGATAAAAACGGTATTTCTTATTTTGCCTATAAAAATGAAATTCCGGTATTTGATTATAAAAATATTAAACCCGAAAATTATAGAATAGTGGCATTTTTGCTAAGCGGTAATAACATTCATATAAAAGGCATTGAAGCAATAGGCATTCAGGTAACCATTCAAAAACACACCCAATCAGAATGTTTCGAAATTAGAGGAAACAATAATACATTGGAACAAATAAAAATGCACGAAAATATGGCAATCGGAGTTTATATGCTGTCAGGTTCAAACAACCTGATATTAAATTGTGATTCTTACAATAACTGGGACTCTGTTTCCGAAGGAGGTAAAGGCGGAAATACTGATGGTTTTGGCGCTCACCTTAAAAAAGGAAGCATCAATAATGTTTTTAGAGGCTGTCGTGCTTGGTTCAATAGCGACGATGGTTTCGATTTAATAAATAATGCCGAACCTGTTTTAATCGAAAACTGCTGGGCTTTTTACAATGGCTACTCTTCAGATTTTGTAAGCCGTGCTGATGGAAACGGATTTAAATCCGGCGGTTATGCCAAAGGCAGAAATCCTTATAGCAACCTTATTGCTAATTTTACTCCAATTCCCAAAAACACAATCCGCTTTTCTCTGGCTGTTGGAAATAAACAAGGCGGTTTTTATGCCAATCATCATTTAGAGGGAAATTATTGGCACAATAATACGGCTTATAAAAACAGAGTAAACTATGATATGCTTAACTGTCTGGCATTAAACCCAACCGATTTTGGAACTGATGGTCCAGGCTGGAATCACGAATTGGCAAACAACTTAGGCTTTGCTGCTAAAGTAAAGGAATTAGGAAACATTGATAAATCACGCTGCGTGTTGAAAAACAATTATTTTGATTTAGCGGATAATTCAGTTACTGCTTCTGATTTCTTAAGCCTTGATGAAGCTTTGCTGACCGCACCAAGACAAGCAGACGGAAGTCTTCCTAATAATGACTTTTTAAAGTTAGCACCTTCAAGCAAACTTATAGATGCAGGAACCAATATTGGATTTCCATTTAATGGCAAAGCTCCTGCTTTAGGATGTTTTGAAAAAAATAAACAATAA
- a CDS encoding glycoside hydrolase family 88 protein yields the protein MKKIVLFITAILAYTTVAQAQQPFDKKTVLSQMELANKYFMDKWPDTGKTIITNKERPSNIWTRSVYYEGLMALHEICPKDIYYNYAYDWSEFHKWGFNGGNTTRNADNYCAAQTYIDLYNLEPDAKKLKNTRANIAMLLNTPQNNDWSWIDAIQMGMPVFAKMGVLEKDNRYFEKMYEMYMFSRNNHGDHGLFNAKDGLWWRDADFDAPYKEPNGEDCYWSRGNGWVIAALAKVLTIIPKNAPHRDQYVKDLQAMAKALVPIQRADGFWNVSLHDPANFGEKEASGTALFVYGITYGINSGILDKKIYLPVIQKAWTALTIESLHTDGFLGFLQSTGKEPKDGQPLNYDKIPDFEDYGLGCFLLAGSEIYKMK from the coding sequence ATGAAAAAAATAGTTTTATTTATCACGGCAATTTTAGCCTATACCACTGTTGCACAAGCACAACAACCATTTGACAAAAAAACAGTCTTATCTCAAATGGAATTGGCTAATAAATATTTTATGGACAAATGGCCTGATACTGGAAAAACCATTATTACCAACAAAGAGCGTCCCAGTAACATCTGGACTCGTAGCGTGTATTATGAAGGATTGATGGCATTACACGAAATCTGCCCAAAAGACATCTATTATAACTATGCTTACGATTGGTCAGAATTTCATAAATGGGGTTTTAATGGCGGGAATACAACTAGAAATGCCGATAATTATTGTGCTGCACAAACCTATATCGATTTGTATAATTTAGAGCCAGATGCAAAAAAATTAAAAAATACTAGAGCAAATATTGCAATGCTGCTCAATACGCCTCAAAATAATGATTGGTCATGGATTGATGCAATACAAATGGGAATGCCTGTTTTTGCAAAAATGGGTGTGCTGGAAAAAGACAACCGATATTTCGAGAAAATGTATGAAATGTACATGTTCTCTAGAAATAATCATGGCGATCATGGATTGTTTAATGCAAAAGACGGATTATGGTGGAGAGATGCTGATTTCGATGCTCCCTACAAAGAACCAAACGGAGAAGATTGCTACTGGAGTCGCGGCAACGGCTGGGTAATTGCCGCTCTTGCAAAAGTGCTGACAATAATCCCAAAGAATGCTCCTCATAGAGATCAATATGTAAAAGATTTACAAGCGATGGCAAAAGCCTTAGTGCCAATTCAAAGAGCAGATGGATTCTGGAATGTGAGTTTACATGATCCTGCTAATTTTGGAGAAAAAGAAGCTTCTGGAACCGCTTTGTTCGTTTATGGCATCACTTACGGAATCAACAGCGGAATTTTAGATAAAAAAATCTATTTGCCAGTTATCCAAAAAGCTTGGACAGCATTAACAATAGAGAGTCTGCATACAGATGGATTCTTAGGTTTTTTACAATCAACTGGAAAAGAGCCAAAAGACGGTCAGCCATTAAACTATGATAAAATTCCAGATTTTGAAGATTATGGATTGGGTTGTTTCCTGTTAGCAGGATCCGAAATTTATAAGATGAAATAG
- a CDS encoding TonB-dependent receptor: MKNKSSVWVFMVLFALLQTVTYAQNKAIKGVITDPAGLPIPGANVKIKGAAKGISSDFDGHYSIDAKTGDVLVFSFTGTKTVERVVATSDALNVTLREESAVLNEVVVIGYAAVKKKDVTGSVSSISSEALNSRPVNNAIEALQGKAAGVDITSNQRPGTVGTIRIRGKRSVSAGSDPLYVVDGVPLMSGSGIETLNPKDIATIDILKDASATAIYGSRGANGVIIVTTKQGKSGQFSLNYSGTITTSDIVDRSPSMSAEDFINFRRTAAYNLNSTTYASPDAPTLANDKLIFDSALDGQTSRDNVLKGWASGTWDPSKVTNTDWTDFVTQTGITTEHVLSASGGSDKVNSYGSFGYLNNEGTQKGQSYKRYSAKLSTNITPVDWFKMSLSLNTSWSEQDYGMSTLGASSTSGPNSIYLAAKSIYNMAVPYDANGNLLINPGGESTIYSIMDEWSKSTQLSQTMRILGSFSAAVNIGKIWEPLKGLSYKLNFGPDFRHWREGVYIDGTSVNKMGAGGIPGSNYARLQNRRDFSWTLDNIIAYDRTFAEKHNFGVTLVQSASSWNYENSSMNANNIPYSKFTWNAFGTVDVTNAANKVGISSGITERQLTSYLGRVSYGYDDRYLLTMSGRYDAASQLAEGFKWDFFPSAALAWRINKEDFFKDVNWVQNLKLRLGFGSTGSASVDPYASKGSLTSVYVPFNGMPNEIAYTTNEPYYTTPTNLVAMANKQLGWEITTQYNLGIDFGILSNRISGSIEAYKTYTSDLLLNVPISTVTGYPSTYDNMGKTSNKGVELTLNLIPVQLESGFSWETSLIGAWQKDKIEELAYGKNDMVGSKWFIGKSIDVQYGYDNLGIWQNTPEDLAEMAKWNAVPGGDRFTVGNVRPKDQDGDYKMTEADRVVLGNSNPNWTMGWNNSFSYKGFELGVEMFGRMGYTANLGGEALTAHSNQRETDYWTPTNTGAEFQKPILGQATAGSKDAYSALLGFKDAAFVKLRNISLGYNFPKDLASKIGLANMKLYAQAINPCNIYQSLSWYDFDVNATFYNRSFVMGLEVGF, translated from the coding sequence ATGAAAAATAAATCAAGTGTTTGGGTTTTTATGGTTTTGTTTGCCTTGCTACAAACGGTAACTTATGCGCAAAATAAAGCTATAAAAGGAGTAATTACAGACCCTGCTGGATTACCAATTCCTGGAGCAAATGTGAAAATTAAAGGAGCTGCGAAAGGAATAAGTTCTGATTTTGATGGCCATTATTCTATTGACGCTAAAACTGGGGACGTTTTAGTTTTTAGTTTTACTGGAACAAAAACAGTAGAAAGAGTCGTTGCAACTTCAGATGCTTTAAATGTAACTTTAAGAGAAGAGAGTGCAGTCCTTAATGAAGTTGTAGTTATTGGATATGCTGCTGTTAAAAAGAAAGATGTAACAGGATCAGTATCGAGTATTAGTTCAGAAGCTTTAAATTCTAGACCTGTAAATAATGCGATTGAGGCCTTACAAGGTAAAGCTGCTGGTGTGGATATTACATCAAATCAGCGTCCAGGTACTGTTGGAACAATTCGTATTCGTGGTAAGCGATCTGTAAGCGCAGGTAGTGATCCACTTTATGTAGTGGATGGAGTGCCTTTGATGTCCGGTTCTGGCATCGAAACGCTTAATCCAAAAGATATTGCAACCATAGACATCCTTAAGGATGCTTCTGCAACAGCTATTTATGGATCTCGTGGAGCTAATGGGGTTATTATTGTTACTACAAAACAAGGTAAATCTGGTCAGTTCAGCTTGAATTATTCGGGAACGATTACTACATCTGATATTGTTGACAGATCACCTTCAATGAGTGCTGAAGATTTTATAAATTTTAGACGTACGGCCGCATACAATCTTAACTCAACAACTTATGCAAGCCCGGATGCTCCTACGTTAGCAAACGACAAATTGATTTTTGACAGTGCACTCGATGGACAGACTTCAAGGGATAATGTATTGAAAGGCTGGGCTAGTGGCACTTGGGATCCATCTAAAGTAACGAATACAGATTGGACAGATTTTGTAACCCAAACAGGAATTACAACTGAACACGTTTTGAGTGCTAGTGGTGGATCAGATAAAGTGAACAGTTATGGTTCATTTGGTTATTTGAATAATGAAGGTACTCAAAAAGGGCAGTCATATAAGCGTTACAGTGCAAAACTTAGCACTAATATTACTCCTGTTGACTGGTTCAAAATGTCTTTATCGTTGAATACGTCTTGGAGTGAGCAAGATTATGGTATGTCAACTTTGGGAGCAAGCAGTACTTCGGGACCTAATTCAATCTATTTAGCTGCCAAATCAATTTATAACATGGCGGTTCCTTATGATGCAAATGGTAACTTATTAATCAATCCTGGAGGTGAAAGCACTATTTATAGTATTATGGATGAATGGAGCAAAAGTACTCAATTGTCACAAACGATGCGTATTTTAGGTAGCTTCTCTGCTGCTGTAAATATTGGCAAGATTTGGGAGCCATTGAAAGGGCTTAGTTATAAATTAAATTTTGGGCCTGATTTCCGTCATTGGAGAGAGGGTGTTTATATTGATGGAACATCTGTAAATAAAATGGGGGCGGGAGGAATTCCTGGCTCAAATTATGCAAGGCTTCAAAACCGCCGTGATTTTTCATGGACTTTAGATAATATAATAGCGTATGACCGTACTTTTGCAGAGAAACACAATTTTGGCGTTACACTTGTACAGTCTGCATCATCTTGGAATTATGAAAATTCATCGATGAATGCCAATAATATACCTTATTCAAAATTTACATGGAATGCTTTCGGTACTGTAGATGTTACTAATGCTGCTAATAAAGTAGGTATTAGTTCTGGAATTACTGAGCGCCAATTGACTTCCTACTTGGGTCGTGTGAGCTATGGATATGATGATCGCTACTTGTTGACAATGTCAGGGCGTTATGACGCGGCTTCTCAGTTGGCAGAAGGATTTAAATGGGACTTTTTTCCATCGGCTGCACTTGCGTGGCGCATCAATAAGGAGGATTTTTTTAAAGATGTAAATTGGGTTCAAAACCTAAAACTTCGCTTAGGTTTTGGTTCAACAGGGAGTGCAAGTGTAGATCCTTATGCATCAAAAGGCTCCCTTACTTCAGTGTACGTTCCTTTCAATGGGATGCCTAACGAAATAGCTTATACTACTAACGAACCATATTATACAACTCCAACGAACTTAGTTGCAATGGCTAATAAGCAGCTTGGATGGGAAATAACAACGCAATATAACTTGGGTATTGATTTTGGTATCTTGAGCAACAGAATTAGCGGTAGTATTGAGGCCTATAAAACTTATACAAGTGATTTGCTTTTGAATGTGCCTATTTCTACAGTAACAGGTTATCCTTCAACATATGACAATATGGGCAAGACAAGTAACAAAGGTGTTGAGCTTACACTTAATTTAATTCCGGTGCAGTTAGAAAGCGGATTTAGTTGGGAAACTAGTTTGATTGGTGCTTGGCAAAAAGATAAAATAGAAGAATTGGCTTATGGAAAAAATGACATGGTAGGCAGTAAATGGTTTATTGGTAAATCTATTGATGTTCAATACGGTTATGATAACCTTGGAATATGGCAAAACACTCCTGAGGATCTTGCTGAAATGGCTAAATGGAATGCTGTCCCTGGCGGAGATAGATTTACGGTAGGTAATGTTCGCCCTAAAGACCAAGATGGGGATTACAAAATGACAGAAGCTGATAGAGTAGTTCTTGGAAACAGCAATCCTAATTGGACAATGGGCTGGAATAACTCATTTAGTTATAAAGGTTTTGAATTGGGTGTTGAAATGTTTGGTCGTATGGGATATACCGCAAATTTAGGAGGAGAAGCGTTGACAGCTCATTCGAATCAGCGTGAAACGGATTATTGGACACCAACAAATACAGGTGCAGAGTTCCAAAAGCCTATTCTTGGACAGGCTACAGCCGGTTCAAAGGATGCATACTCTGCGCTTCTTGGATTCAAAGATGCAGCATTTGTTAAGCTTCGTAATATTTCTTTGGGTTATAATTTCCCTAAAGATCTTGCTTCTAAAATTGGTTTAGCAAATATGAAATTATATGCTCAGGCAATAAATCCTTGCAATATTTATCAGTCTTTGAGCTGGTACGATTTTGATGTAAATGCAACATTTTATAACAGAAGTTTTGTTATGGGACTTGAAGTTGGATTTTAA
- a CDS encoding RagB/SusD family nutrient uptake outer membrane protein, producing the protein MNKFKNIGIVFLAMMGLLSSSCSNDFLDEEQVSKYPTSYFDTAQGLTDLTESLYGNIRWHFGYEWAYGINLYGTDEFTNANDLTNEMWNTYGSSLGPLGATKSTGAANDNATSPAALWDEMYYGIASANMIIAKAPTVITDVKVRNRCLAHAYFLRGYNYYRLTAQYGGVVLQTVPIIETVVRNFTRSSEEDCWKQVISDLRNAYGLFEGEVFTYGKGITWTKATAAHFLAKALLFRSSERNNAWNSAYKTDDYKEAVDACSYAISSRGALTPNYSDLYANWTGIDCPNEQLNEILMAAGFNGDAVAEGRYGNQTYNYFAPQFSSFAGGWVARGIWIGSMDFQRCRPTEYSYGVFDHVNDARMWKTFKTVYGVNTVKTPNPNAVKLGDPGIVMILNDKNDNTYNGFTFGCFSQNPTWKDNAGRLPEWSIAGRQKATSGSLTSKVGQFVPNASVLYQNGVYVAPTFKNQNVCNFFAGINKTDDGSRNAEKGNAHRDVIMARLGETYLLRAECYVRLGQFGDAMNDINVVRSRAQWKSGENRSYYNDGSQAFEKNPLNTGAAATNYINSNLNMNTYYLSNPGVAVTTAASDLTLKSFPANLPAEDEAVIAKVGASSDMERALNFILNERTRELLGEWDRWETLSRTGTLIKRAKAFNPEAKFITENKHELRPIPQTFIDGVLNKDGSNLSTAQKAAWQNPGY; encoded by the coding sequence ATGAATAAATTTAAAAATATAGGAATCGTTTTTTTAGCAATGATGGGACTATTGTCTTCCTCATGCTCAAATGATTTCCTTGACGAGGAACAAGTAAGTAAATATCCGACGAGCTATTTTGACACAGCTCAAGGACTTACAGATCTGACAGAGTCTCTTTATGGTAATATTAGATGGCATTTTGGGTATGAGTGGGCTTATGGAATCAATCTTTATGGTACTGATGAGTTTACAAACGCAAATGACTTGACAAATGAAATGTGGAATACTTATGGTAGCAGTTTGGGGCCATTAGGAGCAACTAAATCTACAGGTGCGGCCAACGATAATGCGACTTCTCCAGCTGCACTTTGGGATGAGATGTATTATGGTATTGCATCTGCTAATATGATCATTGCAAAAGCACCAACAGTTATTACTGATGTAAAAGTTCGTAATCGTTGTTTGGCTCATGCTTATTTTTTGCGTGGCTATAATTATTATCGTCTTACGGCTCAGTATGGCGGTGTAGTTCTTCAAACTGTACCTATCATCGAAACGGTTGTCCGTAATTTTACTCGTTCAAGTGAAGAGGATTGTTGGAAACAGGTTATATCTGATTTACGTAACGCTTATGGTCTTTTTGAAGGTGAAGTTTTTACTTATGGTAAAGGGATTACATGGACTAAAGCTACTGCTGCTCATTTCCTTGCAAAAGCATTATTGTTCCGTTCTTCTGAACGTAATAATGCTTGGAATAGTGCTTATAAAACGGATGATTATAAAGAAGCAGTAGATGCCTGTAGTTATGCTATTAGTTCTCGCGGGGCTTTGACGCCAAATTATAGTGATTTGTATGCTAACTGGACTGGTATTGATTGTCCAAATGAACAGCTGAATGAAATATTGATGGCAGCTGGATTCAACGGAGATGCCGTGGCAGAAGGCCGTTACGGTAATCAAACTTATAATTATTTTGCTCCTCAATTTTCAAGTTTTGCAGGAGGTTGGGTAGCTCGTGGTATCTGGATTGGATCGATGGACTTTCAGCGTTGTCGCCCTACTGAGTATAGCTATGGTGTTTTCGATCACGTAAATGATGCTCGTATGTGGAAAACATTTAAGACAGTTTACGGAGTAAATACTGTAAAGACTCCTAATCCTAATGCTGTAAAGCTTGGTGATCCGGGTATTGTAATGATTCTAAATGACAAAAATGATAATACTTATAATGGATTTACCTTTGGTTGCTTTAGTCAAAACCCAACATGGAAGGATAATGCAGGTCGTTTACCTGAATGGAGTATTGCTGGCCGCCAAAAAGCTACATCTGGATCTTTGACAAGCAAAGTGGGACAATTTGTTCCAAATGCGTCGGTTTTGTATCAAAATGGTGTTTATGTCGCACCTACGTTTAAAAATCAAAATGTTTGTAATTTCTTTGCTGGTATTAATAAAACAGATGATGGATCGCGTAACGCTGAAAAAGGAAATGCTCATCGTGACGTAATCATGGCACGTCTTGGTGAAACTTATCTTTTGCGTGCTGAATGTTATGTTCGTCTGGGACAATTTGGTGACGCAATGAATGATATTAACGTTGTTCGTAGCCGTGCTCAATGGAAAAGTGGTGAAAATAGATCTTATTATAATGATGGTTCTCAAGCATTTGAAAAGAATCCTCTAAATACAGGTGCTGCGGCAACAAATTATATTAATTCAAACTTAAATATGAATACGTATTATTTGTCTAATCCAGGGGTAGCGGTTACCACTGCGGCATCTGACTTGACATTAAAATCGTTTCCTGCTAACTTACCTGCAGAAGATGAAGCAGTTATTGCTAAAGTTGGAGCTTCAAGTGATATGGAACGTGCATTGAATTTTATTCTAAACGAACGTACCCGCGAATTGTTGGGTGAATGGGATCGTTGGGAAACATTGTCTCGTACTGGAACTTTAATAAAACGTGCCAAAGCATTTAATCCAGAAGCCAAATTTATTACTGAGAATAAGCATGAACTTCGCCCAATTCCTCAAACGTTTATTGATGGTGTATTAAATAAAGATGGATCTAACTTATCTACTGCACAAAAAGCGGCTTGGCAAAATCCAGGTTATTAA